The proteins below come from a single Thermopolyspora flexuosa genomic window:
- a CDS encoding DUF4244 domain-containing protein: MCAVQWAIRRAQAAFRGIRTRGDAGMSTAEYAVGTIAACAFAALLYKIVTSPGVQEMLTGLIDRALKLAG, from the coding sequence ATGTGCGCTGTTCAGTGGGCCATCCGGCGCGCGCAGGCCGCGTTCCGCGGGATCCGCACGCGCGGCGACGCGGGCATGTCCACGGCGGAGTACGCGGTCGGCACGATCGCCGCCTGCGCCTTCGCCGCCCTTCTCTACAAGATCGTGACGAGTCCCGGGGTGCAGGAGATGCTCACAGGGCTCATCGACCGAGCGCTCAAGCTCGCCGGATGA
- a CDS encoding type II secretion system F family protein codes for MLVWPSPNLARDRLLRLRAAAQADTPGERTAHRDEGRPQGPGVRIWVQAAACGVAGAVGIGGVLGLAAGAAVAAAVVVLARRREPVEARRRRERLIADLPFAAEMLAACLRAGQPTRAAVEAVAEAMGGPLGEILAAVGRRLMLGADPEEAWAVAAAEPALAPLARAMTRAALSGAPVADVLTRLSADARQEARALSAAAARKVGVLAVAPLGLCFLPAFVCLGIVPVVVALASQVLVP; via the coding sequence GTGCTGGTCTGGCCGTCCCCGAACCTTGCCCGTGACCGGCTCCTGCGACTCCGCGCCGCAGCACAGGCGGATACGCCGGGCGAGCGGACGGCCCACAGGGATGAAGGTCGGCCGCAAGGGCCGGGCGTGCGCATCTGGGTGCAAGCGGCCGCATGCGGGGTCGCAGGTGCCGTCGGCATCGGCGGTGTGCTCGGCCTCGCGGCCGGTGCGGCGGTCGCCGCGGCCGTCGTGGTACTCGCACGCCGACGCGAGCCGGTCGAAGCGCGTCGACGACGCGAGCGCCTGATCGCCGATCTCCCCTTCGCCGCGGAGATGCTGGCGGCCTGCCTTCGCGCCGGTCAGCCGACACGGGCGGCGGTCGAGGCCGTCGCCGAGGCGATGGGCGGCCCGCTCGGGGAGATCCTGGCGGCGGTGGGGCGAAGGCTCATGCTCGGCGCCGACCCCGAGGAGGCGTGGGCGGTGGCAGCGGCCGAGCCCGCGCTCGCCCCGCTCGCCCGTGCCATGACCCGTGCCGCGCTCAGCGGTGCGCCGGTCGCCGACGTCCTCACCCGGCTGTCCGCCGACGCTCGCCAGGAGGCGCGGGCGCTGTCCGCAGCGGCCGCTCGGAAGGTCGGAGTCCTTGCCGTGGCGCCGCTGGGCCTGTGTTTCCTGCCGGCGTTCGTCTGCCTCGGCATCGTTCCCGTCGTCGTCGCCCTCGCCTCCCAGGTGCTCGTGCCATGA
- a CDS encoding type II secretion system F family protein produces the protein MELVAAVAAGLAAWVACGPSPERVRLRELTSPPATPIWRGWPAGAIVRLRRLAWPGRAGKEADAWRKACIELCQALMAELTAGRSAEDALCRAVTAVAPPEPAVLRPVAAAARDGGDVPAALAEAARTPGAEGLRRLAACWRVSTAVGGSLTELVEGVIVALRESEAHRRDLAAQLAGPRATVRLLAGLPVLGILMAVGLGMDPLGFLFGGPAGFACLLAGAALDVAGVVWIRRMVAAAERTAST, from the coding sequence ATGGAACTTGTGGCCGCCGTGGCGGCCGGACTCGCGGCGTGGGTGGCCTGCGGCCCGTCGCCGGAGCGTGTGCGGTTACGGGAGCTGACCTCTCCTCCGGCCACGCCGATCTGGCGCGGGTGGCCGGCCGGGGCGATCGTCCGGCTGCGGCGCCTGGCCTGGCCCGGGCGGGCCGGAAAGGAGGCGGACGCGTGGCGCAAGGCCTGCATCGAGCTGTGCCAGGCGCTCATGGCCGAACTCACGGCGGGCCGGTCCGCCGAGGATGCCCTCTGCCGCGCCGTGACCGCCGTCGCCCCGCCCGAACCGGCCGTCCTCCGCCCGGTCGCAGCCGCCGCCAGGGACGGCGGCGACGTTCCCGCGGCCCTCGCCGAGGCGGCCAGGACACCCGGTGCCGAGGGCCTGCGACGGCTCGCGGCCTGCTGGCGGGTGAGCACCGCGGTCGGCGGCAGCCTGACCGAGCTCGTCGAAGGCGTGATCGTCGCACTGCGCGAGTCCGAGGCCCACCGCAGAGATCTCGCCGCTCAGCTCGCCGGGCCTCGCGCCACCGTACGGCTCCTCGCCGGCCTTCCCGTGCTCGGCATCCTGATGGCCGTCGGCCTCGGCATGGATCCCCTCGGATTCCTCTTCGGCGGCCCTGCCGGCTTCGCGTGCCTCCTGGCGGGAGCGGCCCTCGACGTGGCGGGCGTCGTGTGGATCCGCCGCATGGTCGCCGCGGCGGAGAGAACCGCCTCAACCTGA
- a CDS encoding TadA family conjugal transfer-associated ATPase, translated as MTYPEAGPREHRTDRSPAIPAELVEAVRVRLARAGAEPTAAQVAAALRAERAVIGDAEVLAVTRALHADLIGAGPLEPLLAEPGVTDILVNGPREVWADDGCGLRRTSITFPGDDDVRRLAQRLAASAGRRLDDASPYVDARLPGGIRLHAVLRPIAVDGTCISLRLPSRRVFTLDELVPGPGARVLAEILAARLAFLVTGGTGTGKTTLLSSMLSLVHPAERLVIVEDSAELRPVHPHVVRLECRPPNLEGKGGVELYDLVRQALRMRPDRLVVGEVRGSEVVTLLGALNTGHEGGCGTLHANTAADVPARLEALACAAGLSREAVHSQIAAALDVVIHLVRDPRGGRRRLSEICLLCRRPDGLVEATPALTFPPSGPPVPGPAFPVLAARLPAIAGLFGAPSGSRGGRGR; from the coding sequence ATGACCTATCCGGAGGCCGGGCCGCGGGAACACCGGACCGACCGGTCGCCCGCGATCCCCGCCGAACTCGTCGAGGCGGTCCGGGTACGGCTGGCGCGTGCCGGGGCCGAGCCGACGGCCGCCCAGGTGGCCGCCGCCCTGCGGGCCGAACGGGCGGTGATCGGCGACGCCGAGGTGCTCGCGGTGACCCGGGCGCTGCACGCCGACCTGATCGGCGCCGGGCCGCTCGAGCCGCTGCTGGCCGAGCCCGGCGTCACCGACATCCTGGTGAACGGCCCGCGCGAGGTGTGGGCCGACGACGGATGCGGCCTGCGCCGCACCTCCATCACCTTCCCCGGCGACGACGACGTGAGGCGGCTGGCCCAGCGGCTCGCCGCGAGCGCCGGCCGCCGCCTCGACGACGCCAGCCCCTACGTGGACGCCCGGCTGCCCGGCGGCATCCGGCTGCACGCGGTGCTGCGGCCGATCGCGGTCGACGGCACCTGCATCTCCCTGCGCCTGCCGTCGCGGCGCGTGTTCACCCTGGACGAGCTCGTCCCCGGCCCGGGCGCACGCGTGCTCGCGGAGATCCTCGCCGCCCGGCTGGCCTTCCTCGTCACCGGCGGAACCGGCACCGGCAAGACCACGCTCCTGTCGAGCATGCTCTCCCTCGTCCACCCGGCGGAGCGCCTCGTCATCGTGGAGGACTCGGCGGAGCTGCGGCCCGTCCACCCGCACGTGGTGCGCCTGGAATGCCGCCCGCCCAACCTGGAGGGCAAAGGCGGTGTCGAACTGTACGATCTGGTCCGCCAGGCCCTGCGCATGCGTCCGGACCGTCTCGTGGTCGGCGAGGTGCGCGGAAGCGAGGTGGTGACCTTGCTGGGTGCCCTCAACACGGGTCACGAGGGCGGCTGCGGCACCCTCCACGCGAACACCGCGGCCGACGTGCCCGCCCGCCTGGAGGCACTCGCCTGCGCCGCGGGCCTGTCCCGCGAAGCCGTGCACAGCCAGATCGCCGCCGCCCTCGACGTCGTCATCCACCTCGTCCGCGACCCCCGCGGCGGCCGCAGGCGGCTCTCGGAGATCTGCCTGCTCTGCCGCCGTCCCGACGGCCTCGTCGAGGCCACCCCGGCCCTGACCTTCCCCCCATCGGGTCCACCCGTACCAGGCCCCGCCTTCCCCGTCTTGGCGGCCCGCCTGCCCGCGATCGCCGGGTTGTTCGGGGCGCCGTCCGGATCGCGCGGAGGCCGTGGGCGATGA
- the ssd gene encoding septum site-determining protein Ssd: MNRPLVITDDQELLDDLLRIAAAAGVELDVAHAAAHARPYWLPAPLVVVGADLADAVAALGPPRRSDVLLVTREPENPDVWRRCVAVGAQGVLELPAAERHLVDAFAEAAEPAARNGRIVCVVGGRGGAGASVLAASLALYASRAGARTLLVDADPLGGGIDVLLGQERAEGARWPDVVGREGRVSFAALRRALPGLGPLTVLSWHRGDPTPIPAEAMRTVLDAARRGCDLVVVDLPRHIDPGGAEALARARTTLLVVPADLRGVLASGQLLLVLRRHTHDIRAVLRGRPLDPDVAASCLDLPCAGRIPDQRGLTAALDRGDAPPLSPRTPLGGFCAAFLDTLRREEAAV, from the coding sequence ATGAACCGTCCCCTCGTCATCACCGACGATCAGGAGCTGCTCGACGACCTTCTCCGGATCGCGGCGGCCGCCGGAGTGGAGCTCGACGTCGCGCACGCCGCCGCCCACGCCCGGCCGTACTGGCTGCCCGCGCCCCTCGTGGTGGTCGGCGCCGACCTCGCCGACGCGGTGGCCGCGCTCGGGCCGCCACGGCGATCGGACGTGCTGCTGGTGACGCGCGAACCCGAGAACCCGGATGTCTGGCGCCGCTGTGTCGCGGTCGGCGCCCAAGGTGTCCTGGAGTTACCCGCCGCCGAACGGCATCTGGTGGACGCGTTCGCCGAGGCGGCCGAGCCGGCCGCACGCAACGGACGGATCGTCTGCGTGGTGGGCGGCCGCGGCGGCGCCGGCGCGAGCGTGCTCGCGGCCTCCCTCGCGCTGTACGCGTCCCGGGCCGGAGCACGCACCCTGCTCGTCGACGCCGATCCCCTAGGCGGCGGCATCGACGTGCTGCTCGGCCAGGAGCGGGCGGAGGGCGCGCGTTGGCCCGACGTGGTCGGCCGGGAGGGACGGGTGAGCTTCGCCGCCCTCCGCAGGGCCCTGCCCGGCCTGGGGCCGCTGACCGTGCTGTCCTGGCACCGCGGCGATCCGACGCCCATCCCGGCGGAGGCGATGCGCACCGTGCTCGACGCGGCGCGGCGGGGCTGCGACCTGGTCGTGGTCGACCTGCCGCGCCACATCGACCCCGGCGGTGCCGAGGCGCTCGCCCGCGCCCGCACCACCCTGCTCGTCGTCCCCGCCGACCTGCGCGGCGTCCTCGCCTCCGGCCAGCTCCTGCTCGTGCTGCGCCGCCACACCCACGACATCCGCGCGGTGCTGCGCGGCCGCCCGCTCGACCCCGACGTCGCCGCCTCCTGCCTCGACCTGCCGTGCGCGGGCCGCATACCCGACCAGCGTGGCCTCACCGCCGCCCTCGACCGCGGCGACGCCCCGCCCCTCTCCCCGCGCACGCCCCTCGGCGGCTTCTGCGCCGCCTTCCTCGACACGCTCCGCCGAGAGGAGGCCGCCGTATGA
- a CDS encoding oxidoreductase: MTVLSDGTNGRSRTGGGNGRGPLAALAELPGVPEAVREAREAVDRLYRHRALRRRSPEVSAESVLRGARASAALEGVDNPLESVRRGEATDPVTQGALRALAEAARLGRTWRSAPRQVLARLHTVAAVGIADEPELGRPRQGPTEADPLGLGPAPSAEVAAARVDALARLVTAADDTPALVLGAIVHAELVVLRPFGVADGVVARAAERLTYTEFGLDPKSLVAVEVGHVELGDAYARNLRGYLSGTPEGVASWIQHCASAVVLGAREATAVCEAMSR; this comes from the coding sequence ATGACCGTGCTGAGCGATGGGACGAACGGGCGATCGAGGACGGGTGGCGGGAACGGACGCGGGCCGCTGGCGGCGCTCGCCGAGCTGCCCGGGGTGCCGGAGGCGGTGCGCGAGGCCCGGGAGGCGGTCGACCGGCTCTACCGGCACCGCGCCCTGCGACGGCGCAGCCCGGAGGTCTCGGCCGAGTCCGTGCTGCGCGGCGCCCGCGCGTCGGCGGCCCTGGAGGGTGTGGACAACCCGCTGGAGTCGGTACGGCGCGGCGAGGCGACGGATCCGGTGACCCAGGGGGCGCTGCGCGCGCTGGCGGAGGCGGCGCGGCTCGGCAGGACCTGGCGGTCCGCTCCCCGGCAGGTACTGGCCCGGCTGCACACCGTGGCCGCGGTGGGCATCGCGGACGAGCCGGAGCTGGGCCGTCCCCGGCAGGGGCCCACCGAGGCGGATCCCCTGGGGCTCGGCCCCGCGCCCTCGGCCGAGGTGGCGGCGGCGCGCGTCGACGCGCTGGCACGACTGGTGACCGCGGCCGACGACACGCCCGCGCTCGTGCTGGGCGCGATCGTGCACGCCGAGCTGGTCGTGCTGCGGCCGTTCGGCGTGGCGGACGGGGTGGTGGCCCGGGCGGCGGAGCGGCTCACCTACACCGAGTTCGGGCTGGATCCCAAGTCGCTGGTGGCGGTGGAGGTCGGGCACGTGGAACTCGGCGACGCCTATGCACGAAACCTTCGCGGTTATCTGTCGGGAACGCCGGAAGGTGTGGCGTCCTGGATACAACATTGCGCCTCGGCCGTGGTTCTCGGGGCGCGTGAGGCGACGGCCGTCTGCGAGGCCATGTCGCGCTGA
- the acs gene encoding acetate--CoA ligase: protein MAPDTPGRQTQETLSNLLQETRRFDPPADLAAQANVKADAYEEAAADRLKFWEQAAERLDWAERWHTVLEWNPPFAKWFLGGKLNVAYNCVDRHVEAGKGDKVAYYWEGEPEGHSRVITYADLQREVNKTANALLELGVRKGDRVAIYLPMIPELPISMLACARIGAIHSVVFGGFSASALEGRIKDADAKIVITADGGFRRGKPNALKPTVDEALANCPGVERVVVVKRTGEDVPFGEKDIWWHDLVDRQSDKHEAEPHDAEDPLYILYTSGTTGKPKGILHTTGGYLTQVAWTHWAVFDLKPETDIYWCTADIGWVTGHSYIVYGPLANGATSVIYEGTPDTPHRGRFWEIVQKYKVTICYTAPTAIRTFMKWGDDIPAKFDMSSLRVLGSVGEPINPEAYVWYREHIGGNRCPVVDTWWQTETGAIMITPLPGVTSAKPGAAMRPLPGIVADVVDDTGQSVPNGGGGFLVIKEPWPSMLRTIWGDDQRYIDTYWSRFPGMYFPGDGAKKDEDGDLWLLGRVDDVMLVSGHNISTTEVESALVSHPKVAEAAVVGATDPVTGQAIVAFVILRGDAGEGPELAKDLRDHVAKTLGPIAKPRQILVVPELPKTRSGKIMRRLLRDVAENRSLGDVTTLTDSSVMDLIKQKLPTAKSED, encoded by the coding sequence GTGGCCCCGGACACCCCTGGTCGCCAGACCCAAGAGACACTCTCCAACCTGCTGCAGGAGACTCGTCGATTCGACCCGCCGGCCGACCTCGCGGCCCAGGCGAACGTCAAGGCCGACGCCTACGAGGAGGCGGCGGCCGACCGGCTGAAGTTCTGGGAGCAGGCGGCCGAGCGTCTGGACTGGGCGGAGCGCTGGCACACGGTGCTCGAGTGGAACCCGCCGTTCGCCAAGTGGTTCCTCGGCGGCAAGCTCAACGTTGCCTACAACTGCGTCGACCGCCACGTCGAGGCGGGCAAGGGCGACAAGGTCGCCTACTACTGGGAGGGCGAGCCGGAGGGCCACAGCCGGGTCATCACCTACGCCGACCTGCAGCGTGAGGTGAACAAGACGGCGAACGCCCTGCTCGAGCTCGGCGTCCGCAAGGGCGACCGTGTCGCGATCTATCTGCCGATGATTCCCGAGCTGCCGATCTCGATGCTCGCCTGCGCGCGGATCGGCGCGATCCACTCGGTGGTCTTCGGGGGCTTCTCGGCGTCCGCGCTCGAGGGGCGTATCAAGGACGCGGACGCCAAGATCGTCATCACCGCCGACGGCGGGTTCCGTCGCGGCAAGCCGAACGCGCTCAAGCCGACCGTGGACGAGGCCCTGGCCAACTGCCCGGGCGTCGAGCGCGTGGTGGTCGTCAAGCGCACCGGCGAGGACGTGCCCTTCGGCGAGAAGGACATCTGGTGGCACGACCTGGTGGACCGGCAGAGCGACAAGCACGAGGCCGAGCCGCACGACGCCGAGGATCCGCTGTACATCCTCTACACCAGCGGTACCACGGGTAAGCCGAAGGGCATCCTGCACACCACCGGCGGTTACCTCACCCAGGTCGCCTGGACCCACTGGGCCGTGTTCGACCTCAAGCCGGAGACCGACATCTACTGGTGCACGGCCGACATCGGCTGGGTGACCGGGCACTCCTACATCGTGTACGGCCCGCTCGCCAACGGCGCGACGAGCGTGATCTACGAGGGCACGCCGGACACGCCGCACCGTGGCCGCTTCTGGGAGATCGTCCAGAAGTACAAGGTCACCATCTGCTACACCGCGCCCACCGCGATCCGCACCTTCATGAAGTGGGGCGACGACATCCCCGCCAAGTTCGACATGTCGAGCCTGCGCGTGCTCGGCTCGGTGGGCGAGCCGATCAACCCCGAGGCGTACGTCTGGTACCGCGAGCACATCGGCGGCAACCGCTGCCCGGTGGTGGACACCTGGTGGCAGACCGAGACCGGCGCCATCATGATCACCCCGCTGCCGGGCGTCACCTCGGCGAAGCCGGGCGCGGCGATGCGGCCGCTGCCGGGCATCGTCGCCGACGTGGTCGACGACACCGGGCAGAGCGTGCCGAACGGCGGCGGCGGCTTCCTGGTGATCAAGGAGCCCTGGCCGTCGATGCTCCGCACCATCTGGGGCGACGACCAGCGGTACATCGACACCTACTGGTCGCGCTTCCCGGGCATGTACTTCCCCGGCGACGGCGCCAAGAAGGACGAGGACGGCGACCTGTGGCTGCTCGGCCGCGTGGACGACGTCATGCTCGTCTCCGGCCACAACATCTCCACCACCGAGGTCGAGTCGGCCCTGGTGTCCCACCCGAAGGTCGCCGAGGCCGCGGTCGTGGGCGCCACCGACCCGGTGACCGGGCAGGCCATCGTGGCCTTCGTCATCCTGCGCGGCGACGCCGGCGAGGGCCCCGAGCTCGCCAAGGACCTGCGTGACCACGTCGCGAAGACCCTCGGCCCGATCGCGAAGCCGCGGCAGATCCTGGTCGTGCCCGAGCTGCCGAAGACCCGTTCCGGCAAGATCATGCGGCGGCTGCTTCGGGACGTGGCCGAGAACCGCTCGCTCGGTGACGTCACCACGCTCACCGACAGCAGCGTGATGGATCTGATCAAGCAGAAGCTGCCGACCGCCAAGAGCGAGGACTGA
- a CDS encoding phage holin family protein — MATPPSQQEESLGTLVAQATEQISALVRSEIELAKAELKFDAKRVGTAAGLFGAAAFMAHLCLILASFAIAYALVALGVWQWAAFALVTLLYLLVAGVLVLIGVRRLKGLTGMRRTTRTLKSLRGGSDAAAVTSGTEEQVKP, encoded by the coding sequence ATGGCCACACCGCCCTCCCAGCAGGAGGAGTCGCTCGGCACCCTCGTCGCCCAGGCGACCGAGCAGATCTCGGCACTGGTGCGTTCCGAGATCGAGCTGGCGAAGGCCGAGCTGAAGTTCGACGCCAAGCGGGTCGGCACCGCGGCGGGCCTGTTCGGCGCTGCCGCGTTCATGGCCCACCTGTGCCTGATCCTCGCCTCGTTCGCCATCGCGTACGCGCTGGTGGCGCTCGGCGTCTGGCAGTGGGCGGCGTTCGCGCTGGTGACCCTCCTCTATCTGCTCGTGGCCGGGGTGCTCGTCCTCATCGGTGTGCGGCGGCTGAAAGGGCTGACCGGCATGCGGCGCACCACCCGCACCCTGAAGAGCCTGCGGGGAGGGAGCGACGCCGCGGCGGTGACCTCGGGCACCGAGGAGCAGGTGAAGCCGTGA
- a CDS encoding alpha/beta fold hydrolase, which produces MASAAASPDESEIQFDGPWTHRAVHASGTRFHVAEAGDGPLVLLLHGFPQFWWAWRHQITALAEAGYRAVAVDLRGYGASDKPPRGYDLPTLAADAAGLVRALGETHATVVGHDWGGLLAWTMATRYPKVVRRLVAVSAPHPLRLRASLFTDRGQGRALRHALMFQLPFLPERRLTRGLVEQLLRQWSGPDWPEPDVAARYAKAFRIPHVAHSALEYYRWFGRSQLRPDGRSYARKMRRQIEVPTLQLHGALDTCILPRTAQGSGRYVAAPYRWRLLEGVGHYPHEERPERFTTELLGWLADPEPER; this is translated from the coding sequence ATCGCGTCGGCTGCGGCATCGCCGGACGAGTCCGAGATCCAGTTCGACGGGCCGTGGACCCACCGCGCCGTGCACGCGAGCGGCACGCGCTTCCACGTGGCCGAGGCGGGCGACGGGCCGCTGGTGCTGCTGCTGCACGGCTTCCCGCAGTTCTGGTGGGCCTGGCGGCACCAGATCACCGCGCTGGCCGAGGCCGGCTACCGCGCCGTCGCCGTCGACCTGCGGGGGTACGGCGCGAGCGACAAGCCGCCGCGCGGGTACGACCTGCCCACCCTCGCCGCGGACGCGGCCGGGTTGGTCCGGGCGCTGGGCGAGACGCACGCGACGGTCGTCGGGCACGACTGGGGCGGGCTGCTCGCCTGGACGATGGCCACGCGCTACCCCAAGGTGGTGCGCCGTCTGGTGGCGGTGTCGGCGCCGCATCCGCTGCGGCTGCGCGCGTCGCTGTTCACCGACCGCGGGCAGGGCCGGGCGCTGCGGCACGCGCTGATGTTCCAGCTGCCGTTCCTGCCCGAGCGCAGGCTCACCCGAGGGCTGGTCGAGCAGCTGCTGCGCCAGTGGTCGGGGCCGGACTGGCCGGAGCCGGACGTCGCCGCGCGGTACGCCAAGGCGTTCCGCATCCCGCACGTCGCGCACTCGGCGCTCGAGTACTACCGCTGGTTCGGCCGTTCCCAGCTGCGGCCGGACGGCCGGAGCTACGCCCGCAAGATGCGCAGGCAGATCGAGGTGCCCACGCTGCAGCTGCACGGGGCGCTCGACACCTGCATCCTGCCGCGCACCGCGCAGGGCTCGGGCCGGTACGTCGCCGCCCCCTACCGCTGGCGGCTGCTGGAGGGGGTCGGCCACTACCCGCACGAGGAGCGCCCCGAGCGGTTCACCACCGAGCTGCTCGGCTGGCTCGCCGACCCGGAACCGGAACGCTGA
- a CDS encoding DUF309 domain-containing protein: protein MPDDYAPSAEEAVRAAIGHLDDGHPFLAHEVFESRWKCGPAEERDLWQGLAQICVGLTHLQRGNTTGAAALLTRGADRVTAYGTREPYGMDLAETVGVARTLAGSATAAADAIAAIRRALRPGTAAETAGRTAQR, encoded by the coding sequence GTGCCCGACGACTACGCTCCGAGCGCCGAGGAGGCCGTCAGAGCCGCGATCGGCCATCTTGACGACGGGCATCCCTTCCTCGCCCACGAGGTGTTCGAGTCGCGCTGGAAGTGCGGGCCCGCCGAGGAACGCGACCTGTGGCAGGGCCTGGCCCAGATCTGCGTCGGGCTGACCCATCTCCAGCGCGGCAACACGACTGGGGCCGCCGCCCTGCTCACCCGCGGGGCCGACCGGGTGACCGCGTACGGCACGCGAGAGCCGTACGGGATGGATCTGGCCGAGACCGTCGGCGTCGCCCGCACGCTCGCGGGCTCGGCCACCGCCGCGGCCGACGCCATCGCCGCGATCCGCCGTGCCCTCCGGCCCGGTACGGCGGCCGAGACCGCAGGGCGTACGGCACAGCGTTGA
- a CDS encoding MarP family serine protease, translating to MQGDLLDLILIGLVIAFAISGYRQGFIIGAFSFLGFVGGAVLGVFIAPPIAHAIVDGPTEQALLAIVVVFLSATIGQFASSTLGAIVRSHVTWEPARIVDSLGGTLASALSVLVIAWLIGTLLVSAPFKPIVQQINGSLVLRTVDQMMPSAAKNWQGAFRDFVNTSEFPQVFSDIGAGRFVEVPPPDRSVLKGAQLVRARRAIVKVQGNAPACRKRIEGTGFVYADQRVMTNAHVVAGVKEELRVIDHTGRRHNARVVLFNPARDVAVLYVPTLQAPILEFDFTAKSRDDAIIAGFPKDKGFTARPARIRVQQTATAPDIYHRREVEREVYAIRGVVQPGNSGGPLLTPTGEVYGVIFAAATDREDTGYALTAKEVAPDAEAGRTAVQRVDTQECD from the coding sequence GTGCAAGGTGATCTCCTCGACCTGATCCTCATCGGCTTGGTGATCGCCTTTGCCATATCCGGATACCGGCAGGGCTTCATCATCGGGGCTTTCAGCTTCCTCGGCTTCGTCGGCGGCGCCGTCCTCGGCGTGTTCATCGCCCCGCCGATCGCCCACGCGATCGTGGACGGCCCCACCGAGCAGGCCCTGCTCGCCATCGTGGTGGTGTTCCTGTCCGCGACCATCGGACAGTTCGCCTCGTCCACGCTCGGCGCGATCGTCCGCAGCCACGTCACCTGGGAGCCCGCCCGCATCGTCGACTCGCTGGGCGGCACGCTCGCCAGCGCGCTCTCGGTCCTCGTCATCGCCTGGCTCATCGGCACCCTGCTGGTGAGCGCGCCGTTCAAGCCGATCGTCCAGCAGATCAACGGCTCGCTCGTGCTGCGCACGGTCGACCAGATGATGCCGAGCGCCGCGAAGAACTGGCAGGGCGCCTTCCGCGACTTCGTCAACACCTCGGAGTTCCCGCAGGTGTTCAGCGACATCGGCGCGGGCCGGTTCGTGGAGGTGCCGCCCCCGGACCGGAGCGTGCTCAAGGGGGCGCAGCTCGTCCGGGCCCGCCGCGCCATCGTCAAGGTCCAGGGCAACGCCCCGGCCTGCCGCAAGCGCATCGAGGGCACCGGATTCGTCTACGCCGACCAGCGGGTGATGACGAACGCCCACGTGGTCGCGGGCGTCAAGGAGGAGCTGCGGGTCATCGACCACACCGGCAGGCGGCACAACGCCCGGGTGGTGCTCTTCAACCCCGCCCGCGACGTCGCCGTGCTGTACGTGCCGACGTTGCAGGCCCCGATCCTCGAGTTCGACTTCACGGCCAAGTCCCGGGACGACGCCATCATCGCCGGATTCCCCAAGGACAAGGGCTTCACCGCCCGCCCCGCCCGGATCCGGGTGCAGCAGACGGCCACCGCGCCCGACATCTACCACCGGCGCGAGGTGGAGCGCGAAGTGTACGCGATCCGCGGCGTCGTCCAGCCCGGCAACTCCGGCGGCCCGCTGCTCACCCCCACGGGCGAGGTCTACGGCGTGATCTTCGCCGCCGCCACCGACCGGGAGGACACCGGCTACGCCCTGACGGCCAAGGAGGTCGCCCCCGACGCCGAGGCCGGCCGTACCGCGGTGCAGAGGGTCGACACCCAGGAGTGCGACTGA
- a CDS encoding NUDIX hydrolase, which yields MPYWLRELARRAANFPVPAELRPPATGGRPAAVLLLFGEGPQGTDVLLIQRSARGRVHAGQPAFPGGGVDPEDDGPIAAALREAQEETGLDPSGVTVVGTMPEVYVARSANRVTPVLGWWHTPCAVHPAAPDEVDAVERVPIAELVDPRNRLRLRGPSGYIGPAFRVRGLLVWGFTGRLLSGVLAAAGFERPWDRSRIEDLPPDALDLATR from the coding sequence GTGCCGTACTGGCTGCGTGAGCTCGCCAGGCGGGCCGCGAACTTCCCGGTGCCCGCCGAGCTGCGGCCCCCGGCCACGGGCGGGCGTCCGGCCGCGGTGCTGCTCCTGTTCGGGGAGGGGCCGCAGGGGACCGACGTGCTGCTCATCCAGCGCAGCGCCCGCGGGCGCGTGCACGCCGGCCAGCCCGCGTTCCCCGGCGGCGGCGTCGATCCCGAGGACGACGGCCCGATCGCCGCGGCCCTGCGCGAGGCCCAGGAGGAGACCGGCCTCGACCCGTCGGGCGTCACCGTCGTGGGCACCATGCCCGAGGTCTACGTCGCGCGCAGCGCCAACCGGGTCACCCCGGTGCTGGGCTGGTGGCACACGCCCTGCGCGGTGCACCCGGCCGCGCCCGACGAGGTCGACGCCGTCGAACGCGTGCCCATCGCCGAACTGGTCGACCCGCGCAACCGCCTGCGCCTGCGCGGCCCCAGCGGCTACATCGGCCCTGCCTTCCGCGTCCGCGGCCTGCTCGTCTGGGGCTTCACCGGCCGCCTGCTGAGCGGCGTGCTCGCCGCGGCCGGCTTCGAACGCCCCTGGGACCGCTCCCGGATCGAGGACCTCCCGCCCGACGCCCTCGACCTCGCCACGCGCTGA